The following are encoded together in the Apis mellifera strain DH4 linkage group LG4, Amel_HAv3.1, whole genome shotgun sequence genome:
- the LOC726421 gene encoding membrane metallo-endopeptidase-like 1 isoform X1: MNDFSFFLSFFSLSLSLVFLLYRCHLSIVSAIPLYPSSESFARIWRIVNTNDTETRLGHRDYRENQEQRICETKYCYQIAKKIEENRDVTVDPCENFYQYACGSWNKHNPIPDNKVEWSEDEIKANKTNNRIREILSEGDKSTDILPVKMAKKFYRSCMDVDAIEKRGIKPIQEILDRTGGWPVAMPFDKWDPDKTRWQRIDKEYMILIGNSAFYNLEYEIDLNNTKRYVLTIDQATEYPLSRKRLFINMYEMFLYDDDQYTLGIFRMIQAFAREKGYILNRRNLIIDIVEMLYFELELLEIIENGKESHTVSDNFERMTIEQLQKWYDNSGVNTSTAKIDFLEMIQYSFKMANIDINSSEPIIVYNPIFLHKLASLLGKTSRRVLVNYIQWNMIDKFLLYTTQEMRDIKFEMSLSSYNVSNFIPRWEICANNIRMKNAVSYMFVKEYISDNVIHEATKMVEGMKEELRRRIGRTHWLSNSIKEKLMEKLDNLQTQIGYPDWYKDNAAVIRYYDGLQIGTDYFQNILNCERNELLKSLTEFRQNVMKDKWLDFPITVNAFYAQIINSIIIPAAELQDPYFTHILPDAINYGTIGFVIGHELSHSFDNEGIRFDKEGYKIPWNSKNISEEFEQQSMCFVDQYNNYVLDVIDENGEPFKLNGYLTEDENMADSIGIQIAYSTYKKIAKQKPQTKLPGLENITNDELFFLSFANSWCSSTRPEYETDMVNKDEHSPAKYRIIGSLSNMDAFSKTFKCSRNSAMNRRHKCTFWN, encoded by the exons ATGAatgatttttccttctttctttcctttttttctctctctctctctctcgtttttcttctttacagATGTCACTTGTCAATCGTTAGTGCAATTCCTTTGTATCCTTCTTCAGAGTCGTTCGCACGGATCTGGAGGATCGTGAACACGAACGACACGGAAACGAGGTTGGGCCATCGCGATTACCGTGAAAATCAAGAGCAGAGAATTTGTGAGACCAAGTACTGTTACCAGATCG cgaaaaaaattgaagaaaacagAGATGTCACGGTGGATCCTTGCGAGAATTTCTACCAGTATGCTTGCGGTTCGTGGAACAAGCACAATCCCATACCAGACAACAAAGTGGAATGGTCCGAGGATGAGATTAAAgcgaataaaacgaataacCGTATCAGAG AAATCCTTTCGGAAGGCGACAAATCGACCGATATCTTGCCGGTTAAAATGGccaagaaattttatcgttcCTGCATGGACGTAG ACGCGATCGAAAAGAGGGGCATTAAACCGATTCAAGAGATCCTGGATCGTACCGGTGGATGGCCTGTAGCCATGCCATTCGACAAATGGGATCCCGATAAAACACGTTGGCAGAGAATCGACAAGGAATACATGATATTAATCGGAAACAGCGCATTCTACAATCTCGAATACGAAATCGATTTGAACAATACGAAACGCTACGTGTTGACA ATAGATCAAGCCACCGAGTATCCCCTGTCGAGAAAAAGACTGTTTATCAACATGTACGAGATGTTTTTATACGATGACGATCAATACACGTTAGGCATATTTCGCATGATCCAAGCTTTCGCAAGGGAGAAAGGATACATTCTGAATCGGCGGAATTTAATCATCGATATAGTGGAAATGTTATATTTCGAGCTTGAATTGTTGGAG ATCATCGAAAATGGGAAGGAAAGTCACACGGTCAGtgataatttcgaaagaatgaCGATCGAACAATTGCAGAAATGGTACGACAATTCTGGCGTTAATACATCTACGgcaaag ATAGACTTCTTGGAAATGATACAATACTCTTTTAAAATGGCTAATATCGACATAAATTCATCCGAACCTATTATAGTGTACAATCCAATATTTCTTCACAAGCTGGCCAGTTTACTTGGAAAGACATCTCGACGTGTGTTGG TGAACTATATCCAATGGAACATGATCGACAAATTTTTGTTGTACACTACGCAGGAGATGAGGGATATAAAGTTCGAGATGTCATTGTCGTCGTATAACGTGTCCAATTTTATTCCAcg ATGGGAAATTTGTGCTAACAATATTAGGATGAAGAATGCGGTTTCTTACATGTTCGTTAAGGAATACATCTCGGATAACGTTATTCACGAG GCGACGAAAATGGTTGAAGGGATGAAAGAGGAATTAAGACGTCGCATAGGTAGGACACATTGGCTATCAAATTCCATAAAAGAGAAGCTGATGGAAAAGTTGGATAATCTACAAACGCAGATTGGATATCCAGATTGGTATAAGGACAATGCTGCTGTTATTCGATATTACGATGGA cTTCAAATAGGAAcggattattttcaaaatattttaaattgtgaaaGGAACGAGTTGTTAAAAAGTCTGACAGAATTCAGGCAGAATGTTATGAAAGATAA aTGGTTAGATTTCCCTATAACAGTTAATGCGTTTTATGCTCAAATAATCAATTCAATAA TCATACCAGCAGCCGAGTTGCAAGATCCTTATTTCACGCATATTTTACCAGA CGCTATTAATTATGGAACGATCGGATTTGTAATTGGACATGAATTATCTCATAGTTTCGACAACGAAg GAATACGATTCGATAAAGAGGGTTACAAAATTCCGTggaattccaaaaatatatcagaAGAATTCGAGCAACAATCGATGTGTTTTGTCGATCAGTATAACAATTACGTACTTGATGTCATAGACGAAAATGGAGAACCCTTCAAG CTGAATGGATATCTAACAGAAGATGAAAATATGGCTGATTCAATTGGTATACAAATTGCTTATTCAACGTACAAGAAAATAGCGAAACAAAAACCACAAACCAAGTTACCaggtttagaaaatattaccaACGAcgaacttttctttttatcctttgCGAAT TCTTGGTGCTCCTCGACGAGGCCGGAATACGAGACAGATATGGTGAACAAAGACGAGCACAGTCCTGCAAAGTATCGGATTATAGGTTCCCTTTCCAATATGGACGCGTTTTCCAAAACTTTTAAATGCTCGCGAAACAGTGCAATGAATCGACGACACAAGTGTACGTTctggaattaa
- the LOC726421 gene encoding membrane metallo-endopeptidase-like 1 isoform X2, which yields MQLSWIICHLSIVSAIPLYPSSESFARIWRIVNTNDTETRLGHRDYRENQEQRICETKYCYQIAKKIEENRDVTVDPCENFYQYACGSWNKHNPIPDNKVEWSEDEIKANKTNNRIREILSEGDKSTDILPVKMAKKFYRSCMDVDAIEKRGIKPIQEILDRTGGWPVAMPFDKWDPDKTRWQRIDKEYMILIGNSAFYNLEYEIDLNNTKRYVLTIDQATEYPLSRKRLFINMYEMFLYDDDQYTLGIFRMIQAFAREKGYILNRRNLIIDIVEMLYFELELLEIIENGKESHTVSDNFERMTIEQLQKWYDNSGVNTSTAKIDFLEMIQYSFKMANIDINSSEPIIVYNPIFLHKLASLLGKTSRRVLVNYIQWNMIDKFLLYTTQEMRDIKFEMSLSSYNVSNFIPRWEICANNIRMKNAVSYMFVKEYISDNVIHEATKMVEGMKEELRRRIGRTHWLSNSIKEKLMEKLDNLQTQIGYPDWYKDNAAVIRYYDGLQIGTDYFQNILNCERNELLKSLTEFRQNVMKDKWLDFPITVNAFYAQIINSIIIPAAELQDPYFTHILPDAINYGTIGFVIGHELSHSFDNEGIRFDKEGYKIPWNSKNISEEFEQQSMCFVDQYNNYVLDVIDENGEPFKLNGYLTEDENMADSIGIQIAYSTYKKIAKQKPQTKLPGLENITNDELFFLSFANSWCSSTRPEYETDMVNKDEHSPAKYRIIGSLSNMDAFSKTFKCSRNSAMNRRHKCTFWN from the exons ATGCAGCTCTCGTGGATAAT ATGTCACTTGTCAATCGTTAGTGCAATTCCTTTGTATCCTTCTTCAGAGTCGTTCGCACGGATCTGGAGGATCGTGAACACGAACGACACGGAAACGAGGTTGGGCCATCGCGATTACCGTGAAAATCAAGAGCAGAGAATTTGTGAGACCAAGTACTGTTACCAGATCG cgaaaaaaattgaagaaaacagAGATGTCACGGTGGATCCTTGCGAGAATTTCTACCAGTATGCTTGCGGTTCGTGGAACAAGCACAATCCCATACCAGACAACAAAGTGGAATGGTCCGAGGATGAGATTAAAgcgaataaaacgaataacCGTATCAGAG AAATCCTTTCGGAAGGCGACAAATCGACCGATATCTTGCCGGTTAAAATGGccaagaaattttatcgttcCTGCATGGACGTAG ACGCGATCGAAAAGAGGGGCATTAAACCGATTCAAGAGATCCTGGATCGTACCGGTGGATGGCCTGTAGCCATGCCATTCGACAAATGGGATCCCGATAAAACACGTTGGCAGAGAATCGACAAGGAATACATGATATTAATCGGAAACAGCGCATTCTACAATCTCGAATACGAAATCGATTTGAACAATACGAAACGCTACGTGTTGACA ATAGATCAAGCCACCGAGTATCCCCTGTCGAGAAAAAGACTGTTTATCAACATGTACGAGATGTTTTTATACGATGACGATCAATACACGTTAGGCATATTTCGCATGATCCAAGCTTTCGCAAGGGAGAAAGGATACATTCTGAATCGGCGGAATTTAATCATCGATATAGTGGAAATGTTATATTTCGAGCTTGAATTGTTGGAG ATCATCGAAAATGGGAAGGAAAGTCACACGGTCAGtgataatttcgaaagaatgaCGATCGAACAATTGCAGAAATGGTACGACAATTCTGGCGTTAATACATCTACGgcaaag ATAGACTTCTTGGAAATGATACAATACTCTTTTAAAATGGCTAATATCGACATAAATTCATCCGAACCTATTATAGTGTACAATCCAATATTTCTTCACAAGCTGGCCAGTTTACTTGGAAAGACATCTCGACGTGTGTTGG TGAACTATATCCAATGGAACATGATCGACAAATTTTTGTTGTACACTACGCAGGAGATGAGGGATATAAAGTTCGAGATGTCATTGTCGTCGTATAACGTGTCCAATTTTATTCCAcg ATGGGAAATTTGTGCTAACAATATTAGGATGAAGAATGCGGTTTCTTACATGTTCGTTAAGGAATACATCTCGGATAACGTTATTCACGAG GCGACGAAAATGGTTGAAGGGATGAAAGAGGAATTAAGACGTCGCATAGGTAGGACACATTGGCTATCAAATTCCATAAAAGAGAAGCTGATGGAAAAGTTGGATAATCTACAAACGCAGATTGGATATCCAGATTGGTATAAGGACAATGCTGCTGTTATTCGATATTACGATGGA cTTCAAATAGGAAcggattattttcaaaatattttaaattgtgaaaGGAACGAGTTGTTAAAAAGTCTGACAGAATTCAGGCAGAATGTTATGAAAGATAA aTGGTTAGATTTCCCTATAACAGTTAATGCGTTTTATGCTCAAATAATCAATTCAATAA TCATACCAGCAGCCGAGTTGCAAGATCCTTATTTCACGCATATTTTACCAGA CGCTATTAATTATGGAACGATCGGATTTGTAATTGGACATGAATTATCTCATAGTTTCGACAACGAAg GAATACGATTCGATAAAGAGGGTTACAAAATTCCGTggaattccaaaaatatatcagaAGAATTCGAGCAACAATCGATGTGTTTTGTCGATCAGTATAACAATTACGTACTTGATGTCATAGACGAAAATGGAGAACCCTTCAAG CTGAATGGATATCTAACAGAAGATGAAAATATGGCTGATTCAATTGGTATACAAATTGCTTATTCAACGTACAAGAAAATAGCGAAACAAAAACCACAAACCAAGTTACCaggtttagaaaatattaccaACGAcgaacttttctttttatcctttgCGAAT TCTTGGTGCTCCTCGACGAGGCCGGAATACGAGACAGATATGGTGAACAAAGACGAGCACAGTCCTGCAAAGTATCGGATTATAGGTTCCCTTTCCAATATGGACGCGTTTTCCAAAACTTTTAAATGCTCGCGAAACAGTGCAATGAATCGACGACACAAGTGTACGTTctggaattaa
- the LOC726421 gene encoding membrane metallo-endopeptidase-like 1 isoform X4: MAKKFYRSCMDVDAIEKRGIKPIQEILDRTGGWPVAMPFDKWDPDKTRWQRIDKEYMILIGNSAFYNLEYEIDLNNTKRYVLTIDQATEYPLSRKRLFINMYEMFLYDDDQYTLGIFRMIQAFAREKGYILNRRNLIIDIVEMLYFELELLEIIENGKESHTVSDNFERMTIEQLQKWYDNSGVNTSTAKIDFLEMIQYSFKMANIDINSSEPIIVYNPIFLHKLASLLGKTSRRVLVNYIQWNMIDKFLLYTTQEMRDIKFEMSLSSYNVSNFIPRWEICANNIRMKNAVSYMFVKEYISDNVIHEATKMVEGMKEELRRRIGRTHWLSNSIKEKLMEKLDNLQTQIGYPDWYKDNAAVIRYYDGLQIGTDYFQNILNCERNELLKSLTEFRQNVMKDKWLDFPITVNAFYAQIINSIIIPAAELQDPYFTHILPDAINYGTIGFVIGHELSHSFDNEGIRFDKEGYKIPWNSKNISEEFEQQSMCFVDQYNNYVLDVIDENGEPFKLNGYLTEDENMADSIGIQIAYSTYKKIAKQKPQTKLPGLENITNDELFFLSFANSWCSSTRPEYETDMVNKDEHSPAKYRIIGSLSNMDAFSKTFKCSRNSAMNRRHKCTFWN; this comes from the exons ATGGccaagaaattttatcgttcCTGCATGGACGTAG ACGCGATCGAAAAGAGGGGCATTAAACCGATTCAAGAGATCCTGGATCGTACCGGTGGATGGCCTGTAGCCATGCCATTCGACAAATGGGATCCCGATAAAACACGTTGGCAGAGAATCGACAAGGAATACATGATATTAATCGGAAACAGCGCATTCTACAATCTCGAATACGAAATCGATTTGAACAATACGAAACGCTACGTGTTGACA ATAGATCAAGCCACCGAGTATCCCCTGTCGAGAAAAAGACTGTTTATCAACATGTACGAGATGTTTTTATACGATGACGATCAATACACGTTAGGCATATTTCGCATGATCCAAGCTTTCGCAAGGGAGAAAGGATACATTCTGAATCGGCGGAATTTAATCATCGATATAGTGGAAATGTTATATTTCGAGCTTGAATTGTTGGAG ATCATCGAAAATGGGAAGGAAAGTCACACGGTCAGtgataatttcgaaagaatgaCGATCGAACAATTGCAGAAATGGTACGACAATTCTGGCGTTAATACATCTACGgcaaag ATAGACTTCTTGGAAATGATACAATACTCTTTTAAAATGGCTAATATCGACATAAATTCATCCGAACCTATTATAGTGTACAATCCAATATTTCTTCACAAGCTGGCCAGTTTACTTGGAAAGACATCTCGACGTGTGTTGG TGAACTATATCCAATGGAACATGATCGACAAATTTTTGTTGTACACTACGCAGGAGATGAGGGATATAAAGTTCGAGATGTCATTGTCGTCGTATAACGTGTCCAATTTTATTCCAcg ATGGGAAATTTGTGCTAACAATATTAGGATGAAGAATGCGGTTTCTTACATGTTCGTTAAGGAATACATCTCGGATAACGTTATTCACGAG GCGACGAAAATGGTTGAAGGGATGAAAGAGGAATTAAGACGTCGCATAGGTAGGACACATTGGCTATCAAATTCCATAAAAGAGAAGCTGATGGAAAAGTTGGATAATCTACAAACGCAGATTGGATATCCAGATTGGTATAAGGACAATGCTGCTGTTATTCGATATTACGATGGA cTTCAAATAGGAAcggattattttcaaaatattttaaattgtgaaaGGAACGAGTTGTTAAAAAGTCTGACAGAATTCAGGCAGAATGTTATGAAAGATAA aTGGTTAGATTTCCCTATAACAGTTAATGCGTTTTATGCTCAAATAATCAATTCAATAA TCATACCAGCAGCCGAGTTGCAAGATCCTTATTTCACGCATATTTTACCAGA CGCTATTAATTATGGAACGATCGGATTTGTAATTGGACATGAATTATCTCATAGTTTCGACAACGAAg GAATACGATTCGATAAAGAGGGTTACAAAATTCCGTggaattccaaaaatatatcagaAGAATTCGAGCAACAATCGATGTGTTTTGTCGATCAGTATAACAATTACGTACTTGATGTCATAGACGAAAATGGAGAACCCTTCAAG CTGAATGGATATCTAACAGAAGATGAAAATATGGCTGATTCAATTGGTATACAAATTGCTTATTCAACGTACAAGAAAATAGCGAAACAAAAACCACAAACCAAGTTACCaggtttagaaaatattaccaACGAcgaacttttctttttatcctttgCGAAT TCTTGGTGCTCCTCGACGAGGCCGGAATACGAGACAGATATGGTGAACAAAGACGAGCACAGTCCTGCAAAGTATCGGATTATAGGTTCCCTTTCCAATATGGACGCGTTTTCCAAAACTTTTAAATGCTCGCGAAACAGTGCAATGAATCGACGACACAAGTGTACGTTctggaattaa
- the LOC726421 gene encoding membrane metallo-endopeptidase-like 1 isoform X3 yields MNDFSFFLSFFSLSLSLVFLLYRCHLSIVSAIPLYPSSESFARIWRIVNTNDTETRLGHRDYRENQEQRICETKYCYQIAKKIEENRDVTVDPCENFYQYACGSWNKHNPIPDNKVEWSEDEIKANKTNNRIREILSEGDKSTDILPVKMAKKFYRSCMDVDAIEKRGIKPIQEILDRTGGWPVAMPFDKWDPDKTRWQRIDKEYMILIGNSAFYNLEYEIDLNNTKRYVLTIDQATEYPLSRKRLFINMYEMFLYDDDQYTLGIFRMIQAFAREKGYILNRRNLIIDIVEMLYFELELLEIIENGKESHTVSDNFERMTIEQLQKWYDNSGVNTSTAKIDFLEMIQYSFKMANIDINSSEPIIVYNPIFLHKLASLLGKTSRRVLVNYIQWNMIDKFLLYTTQEMRDIKFEMSLSSYNVSNFIPRWEICANNIRMKNAVSYMFVKEYISDNVIHEATKMVEGMKEELRRRIGRTHWLSNSIKEKLMEKLDNLQTQIGYPDWYKDNAAVIRYYDGLQIGTDYFQNILNCERNELLKSLTEFRQNVMKDKWLDFPITVNAFYAQIINSIIIPAAELQDPYFTHILPDAINYGTIGFVIGHELSHSFDNEGIRFDKEGYKIPWNSKNISEEFEQQSMCFVDQYNNYVLDVIDENGEPFKSWCSSTRPEYETDMVNKDEHSPAKYRIIGSLSNMDAFSKTFKCSRNSAMNRRHKCTFWN; encoded by the exons ATGAatgatttttccttctttctttcctttttttctctctctctctctctcgtttttcttctttacagATGTCACTTGTCAATCGTTAGTGCAATTCCTTTGTATCCTTCTTCAGAGTCGTTCGCACGGATCTGGAGGATCGTGAACACGAACGACACGGAAACGAGGTTGGGCCATCGCGATTACCGTGAAAATCAAGAGCAGAGAATTTGTGAGACCAAGTACTGTTACCAGATCG cgaaaaaaattgaagaaaacagAGATGTCACGGTGGATCCTTGCGAGAATTTCTACCAGTATGCTTGCGGTTCGTGGAACAAGCACAATCCCATACCAGACAACAAAGTGGAATGGTCCGAGGATGAGATTAAAgcgaataaaacgaataacCGTATCAGAG AAATCCTTTCGGAAGGCGACAAATCGACCGATATCTTGCCGGTTAAAATGGccaagaaattttatcgttcCTGCATGGACGTAG ACGCGATCGAAAAGAGGGGCATTAAACCGATTCAAGAGATCCTGGATCGTACCGGTGGATGGCCTGTAGCCATGCCATTCGACAAATGGGATCCCGATAAAACACGTTGGCAGAGAATCGACAAGGAATACATGATATTAATCGGAAACAGCGCATTCTACAATCTCGAATACGAAATCGATTTGAACAATACGAAACGCTACGTGTTGACA ATAGATCAAGCCACCGAGTATCCCCTGTCGAGAAAAAGACTGTTTATCAACATGTACGAGATGTTTTTATACGATGACGATCAATACACGTTAGGCATATTTCGCATGATCCAAGCTTTCGCAAGGGAGAAAGGATACATTCTGAATCGGCGGAATTTAATCATCGATATAGTGGAAATGTTATATTTCGAGCTTGAATTGTTGGAG ATCATCGAAAATGGGAAGGAAAGTCACACGGTCAGtgataatttcgaaagaatgaCGATCGAACAATTGCAGAAATGGTACGACAATTCTGGCGTTAATACATCTACGgcaaag ATAGACTTCTTGGAAATGATACAATACTCTTTTAAAATGGCTAATATCGACATAAATTCATCCGAACCTATTATAGTGTACAATCCAATATTTCTTCACAAGCTGGCCAGTTTACTTGGAAAGACATCTCGACGTGTGTTGG TGAACTATATCCAATGGAACATGATCGACAAATTTTTGTTGTACACTACGCAGGAGATGAGGGATATAAAGTTCGAGATGTCATTGTCGTCGTATAACGTGTCCAATTTTATTCCAcg ATGGGAAATTTGTGCTAACAATATTAGGATGAAGAATGCGGTTTCTTACATGTTCGTTAAGGAATACATCTCGGATAACGTTATTCACGAG GCGACGAAAATGGTTGAAGGGATGAAAGAGGAATTAAGACGTCGCATAGGTAGGACACATTGGCTATCAAATTCCATAAAAGAGAAGCTGATGGAAAAGTTGGATAATCTACAAACGCAGATTGGATATCCAGATTGGTATAAGGACAATGCTGCTGTTATTCGATATTACGATGGA cTTCAAATAGGAAcggattattttcaaaatattttaaattgtgaaaGGAACGAGTTGTTAAAAAGTCTGACAGAATTCAGGCAGAATGTTATGAAAGATAA aTGGTTAGATTTCCCTATAACAGTTAATGCGTTTTATGCTCAAATAATCAATTCAATAA TCATACCAGCAGCCGAGTTGCAAGATCCTTATTTCACGCATATTTTACCAGA CGCTATTAATTATGGAACGATCGGATTTGTAATTGGACATGAATTATCTCATAGTTTCGACAACGAAg GAATACGATTCGATAAAGAGGGTTACAAAATTCCGTggaattccaaaaatatatcagaAGAATTCGAGCAACAATCGATGTGTTTTGTCGATCAGTATAACAATTACGTACTTGATGTCATAGACGAAAATGGAGAACCCTTCAAG TCTTGGTGCTCCTCGACGAGGCCGGAATACGAGACAGATATGGTGAACAAAGACGAGCACAGTCCTGCAAAGTATCGGATTATAGGTTCCCTTTCCAATATGGACGCGTTTTCCAAAACTTTTAAATGCTCGCGAAACAGTGCAATGAATCGACGACACAAGTGTACGTTctggaattaa